The sequence CCTGTGCTGGAAGTTTCACGTATTATCTCCTTGGGTATGGTCGATTACGCAGTGCGTGCGCGCTGGCCGTAAGACCATGTTATATATCCGCCATCGAGGTTAGCGCATTCAAGCCCGGAGTTAGTAAGCATAGTGCAGGCAATGTGGCCGCGTAACCCAACTTGGCAATGAACCAGAACTTTCTTTCCGCGAAGTTCTTCTACGTGGTCTCGCAATTCGTCGACTGGGATATTGATTGCTCCAGGGATTGTTCCGCGGTTGTATTCTGCCTTAGTTCTCACATCAACGAGTTGCCAGCCATCGGCAAGAGCATCGTCAAGCTCATGCCATTGACGTGTTTGTTCACCTGTACGGCCGTTATCTGCGATGAAACCAAGCATGTTGATTGGATCTTTAGCAGAGCCGAATTGTGGCGCATAAGCTAATTCAAGATCGGCGAGATCTGAAGCTTTCAAGCCAGCTCGCATAGCAGTAGCAATGACGTCAATACGCTTGTCAACACCTTGAGTTCCAACAGCTTGGGCGCCAAGAATAGAATCGCTATCAGCGTCCACGATCAGTTTAAGGTGGAGGCTAGATGCGCCTGGATAATAGCCAGCGTGATGAACTGGATGCGAGTGAATGACACGAATAGTTTTACCTTCGGAACGGGCACGGCGTTCATTCCAACCAGTTGAGGCTGCTGCGAGACCAAAAAGACCGATGATCGCAGTACCTAAGACAGGTAGGCTGTGTGTTTGACGACCAGTGATCACATCAGCTACCAAACGCCCATGGCGATTGGCTGTTTGAGCGAGTGGAACCATGACTCCTGCGCCAGAAATAAGATCAGTTTTTTCGGCTGCATCGCCAAGCGCGAAAATTGCTGGATCATTCGTTCGATGTTGAGAATCGACTGTAATTCCTCCGCGCTGGTTGACCTCGAGTCCAGCGTTTCGTGCCAAATCAGACGCAGGACGTACCCCTAGAGCGGCAATGACTATATCAGCGTCAACTTTTTCGTCGCCGATAGCTACGTAGCCTTCTCCAATAGCAGTAACTTGTGAGTTGGCACGAATGGTCACGCCATGATTAATCATGTGTTCAGTGACCATGGCTGCCATTTCTTCGTCAAATGGTCCCATAATATGAGGAGCTTGCTCGATAACTGTTGTAGCAATCGATCTTTTAGTGAGGTTTTCAGCTAGTTCCAATCCGATAAACCCGCCACCGATAATGACTGCTTTGCGAGCAGAAGTGGCTTGTACATATTCGATGATGCGATCTGTATCTTCGACGTTTCGCAGTGTCAGAGCTGTTTCAATACCGGGGATCGGAGGCATTAGCGGTTGGGCGCCGGGAGACAAAACAAGGTAGTCATACTTTTGAGTGTATGTTCCTTCTGGGCCGCTGACGGTAACTGTCTTTGCTGCGCGGTCAATGCTGGTAGCGGTGGAGTTGATGCGCACATCCAGGTTGAAGCGAGACTTGAGAGATTGGGGCGTCTGTAGGAGTAAGTTCGAGCGCTCAGTAATCTCACCACCGATGAAATATGGCAAACCGCAGTTAGCAAACGAAACATATCCAGATGATTCTAAGACGATGATGTCCATGTTTTCATCGTTGCGCCGCAGTCGAGTGGCGGTGGACATTCCCCCGGCAACTCCGCCAACAATAACGGTGGTAGTCATATTGTTCTCCTTGAAGTGGTTGATTGTTATCCGGTTGTTTTAGCTGAATAGTGACCGGAAGAATCCGCCACCCTTAGCTTGTTTCTTTTCTTCTTCAGTGCATGTGCACCATTGGCTCGCTGGTACTTGAGCTTTGACAGAAGCGATATGTTGACCGCATCCGCCCCAGGTTGTTTTACCGCAGTTTTTGCAGGTGACGGGGTAGCACATGTTGTTCTCCTTGTTTTATTTAAGTAGGCGTCCTTAGGTGGATGTTTTGGAAGTCTAAGAACATTAGTAAATATACCCCCGGGGGTATATTTACTGCAAGGCGAATGAATTCAATCTATGTGGTTCATGTTGCGTGGTGAGAATCGCGGCAGGCAATAGATGACCGATCGCGAGCCAGAATCCGGCGATAATGAACCAAATTATGTTCATGAGTGTGCTACCTATCCTGCTATTTGGCTTTTCATAACTGTTCTGCCAAAAGGCCAGAGTAGATAGCCAGCAATACGAAAGATAGCTAAGCTCATCGGAATAGTGACGATGAAAATAAGTCCGATAGCGCCAGCGATGAGGTATGCGAAAAACATTTCGGTTCCGCTGAAGACGAGCCATAAGAACAGCTTAAAGGGTGGCTCCCACATAGTTTGGGATACAGCGGTGACATAAGGCTTCTGACCTAGCCTAAAAACTTTAAAAAGACGTAAACTGTAAGTAGTGTGCTTAGGCGCATCAGATATAGTGTTACCGACCATGGAAGTTGAACACACATGACATACAAACTCGTTCTCGTCCGTCACGGCGAAAGTGAATGGAATGCGAAGAACCTCTTCACTGGCTGGGTGGATGTTCCACTCTCTGAGAAGGGAACCGAAGAAGCGAAGCGCGCAGGAAAGTTGCTTAAGGATGCAAACGTTCTGCCAGATTTACTCTTCACCTCGCTTCTTCGTCGTGCAATTATGACGGCTAATCTTTCACTTGACGCTGCTGACCGTCACTGGATTCCAGTTAAGCGGAATTGGCGTCTCAACGAGCGTCACTATGGCGCTTTGCAAGGCAAGAATAAGAAGGAAATTCGTGATGAATACGGTGAAGAACTGTTCATGCAGTGGCGCCGTTCGTACGATGTTCCACCGCCGGCAATCGAAGCTGGATCAGAATTCTCGCAGGACTCCGATCCACGCTATGCGGGTGAGCCAATTCCAGCTACTGAATGCTTGAAGGACGTCCTTGAGCGGCTCCTTCCATACTGGGAAGGTGAGATTGTTCCAGAACTTAAGTCTGGAAAGACCGTTATGATTGCAGCTCACGGTAACTCGTTGCGTGCAATCGTCAAGCATCTTGACGGTATTTCGGATGAAGAGATTTCTGGGCTGAACATTCCAACGGCTATCCCGTTGTTCTACGAATTGGACGAAGAAACCCTCAAGCCAATTACCAAGGGTGGAACCTACCTTGATCCAGAAGCAGCCAAGGCTGCTATCGAAGCAGTTGCTAACCAGGGTAAGTGATCTAGCTTAGGTCTTTTGCGAGTATGGGGCATGCGTTTCGCGTGCCCCATACTCGTTATTGAGATACGTGCAGTGCTATGCGTATATTGCACATTATTCACGCCATTAGCGTAGGCCGCACGTGCAGGGCTGGAACTTTGGTAGAATAGTTTTATTCTTGTTCGCGGAGATAGAGAGACTACCACATGAGCTTCAAAGTCGGAGAAACGGTCGTTTACCCTCATCATGGGGCTGCGTACATTGAAGATATATCAGAAAAGATCATGCGCGGTGAAAAGCGTCTTTATTTGACGCTTCGTATTATTCAAGGTGACATGGTTATTCAGGTTCCAGCAGATTCTATTGAACAGGTTGGACTTCGCGATGTGTCGAATGATGCTCAGCTGGAAGAAGTGTTTGCTGTTCTTCGTGAAGAAAATGTGGAAGAACCATCGAATTGGTCACGGCGTTACAAAGCGAACGGTGAAAAACTAACATCCGGTGACGTCAATAAAGTCGCGGAAGTTGTTCGAGATTTGACTCGACGTAGCAGTGACCGTGGTCTGTCCGCCGGTGAGAAACGTATGCTTGCTCAGGCACACGCAATCCTCGGATCCGAGATAGCCTTGGGTCGCGGAATCAGTGATGATGAAGCTGCCGAACTGCTTAATGAAATTCTGGGGGAGTTTGTTATTCCCCTAGACAGTAGCGATACTGCTGAAACTCCGCAATCGGCACAGTCGGCTGAATAGTAAACATTAAGATAAGGGTCGTACCATTGAGGTGCGGCCCTTATCGTGTAGTAGAGAGTCATTATGAGTTGGAGTGCAGTTATCACCGCCGCCGGTTCCGGGACCCGGCTAGGAGCTCAGTGTCCCAAAGCTCTAGTAGAGATAGACGGAACACCACTAGTGGTCCATGCGGTGCGAACTGTTGTTGAAACTGGGATAACAGATTGCATTGTTACTGTTCCGCAGGGGTATGAAGACGAGTTTGGTCAAGTTTTTGACGATGCGCAGATAGAGGTCCGTGTCGTCATCGGCGGCGCAACCCGCCAAGATTCTGTGGCTCGCGGTCTAGCACAAGTGCAAACTCAATCGGTTCTGGTGCACGACGCGGCGCGAGCACTTACCCCTACAGATATGATCACCCGAGTCGTCCATGCGGTGGATCAAGGCGCAATAGCAGCCATCC is a genomic window of Arcanobacterium phocae containing:
- the ispD gene encoding 2-C-methyl-D-erythritol 4-phosphate cytidylyltransferase; the encoded protein is MSWSAVITAAGSGTRLGAQCPKALVEIDGTPLVVHAVRTVVETGITDCIVTVPQGYEDEFGQVFDDAQIEVRVVIGGATRQDSVARGLAQVQTQSVLVHDAARALTPTDMITRVVHAVDQGAIAAIPVLPVVDTIKCVNKNKVLKTLDRSQLRAVQTPQGFDTDLLRRAHKFGERLSAAESSAAPDDAALVELMGNDVVVVDGSADALKITTPFDLAVAELIYQQTRNVER
- a CDS encoding FAD-dependent oxidoreductase, which gives rise to MTTTVIVGGVAGGMSTATRLRRNDENMDIIVLESSGYVSFANCGLPYFIGGEITERSNLLLQTPQSLKSRFNLDVRINSTATSIDRAAKTVTVSGPEGTYTQKYDYLVLSPGAQPLMPPIPGIETALTLRNVEDTDRIIEYVQATSARKAVIIGGGFIGLELAENLTKRSIATTVIEQAPHIMGPFDEEMAAMVTEHMINHGVTIRANSQVTAIGEGYVAIGDEKVDADIVIAALGVRPASDLARNAGLEVNQRGGITVDSQHRTNDPAIFALGDAAEKTDLISGAGVMVPLAQTANRHGRLVADVITGRQTHSLPVLGTAIIGLFGLAAASTGWNERRARSEGKTIRVIHSHPVHHAGYYPGASSLHLKLIVDADSDSILGAQAVGTQGVDKRIDVIATAMRAGLKASDLADLELAYAPQFGSAKDPINMLGFIADNGRTGEQTRQWHELDDALADGWQLVDVRTKAEYNRGTIPGAINIPVDELRDHVEELRGKKVLVHCQVGLRGHIACTMLTNSGLECANLDGGYITWSYGQRARTA
- a CDS encoding CarD family transcriptional regulator, which codes for MSFKVGETVVYPHHGAAYIEDISEKIMRGEKRLYLTLRIIQGDMVIQVPADSIEQVGLRDVSNDAQLEEVFAVLREENVEEPSNWSRRYKANGEKLTSGDVNKVAEVVRDLTRRSSDRGLSAGEKRMLAQAHAILGSEIALGRGISDDEAAELLNEILGEFVIPLDSSDTAETPQSAQSAE
- a CDS encoding YccF domain-containing protein; its protein translation is MNIIWFIIAGFWLAIGHLLPAAILTTQHEPHRLNSFALQ
- a CDS encoding YccF domain-containing protein; this translates as MFFAYLIAGAIGLIFIVTIPMSLAIFRIAGYLLWPFGRTVMKSQIAG
- a CDS encoding phosphoglyceromutase, with product MTYKLVLVRHGESEWNAKNLFTGWVDVPLSEKGTEEAKRAGKLLKDANVLPDLLFTSLLRRAIMTANLSLDAADRHWIPVKRNWRLNERHYGALQGKNKKEIRDEYGEELFMQWRRSYDVPPPAIEAGSEFSQDSDPRYAGEPIPATECLKDVLERLLPYWEGEIVPELKSGKTVMIAAHGNSLRAIVKHLDGISDEEISGLNIPTAIPLFYELDEETLKPITKGGTYLDPEAAKAAIEAVANQGK